In one window of Pseudomonadota bacterium DNA:
- the hpnH gene encoding adenosyl-hopene transferase HpnH produces the protein MRFPLGQTVSIARYIGRMKGRGVKRFPLVLMLEPLHACNLTCSGCGRIREYKAQMSRMLSLEQSLKAVEDCGAPVVSICGGEPLIYPEISALVEKTLERNRVVYLCTNGWALEEKLPLFTPHRRFNINVHIDALAATHDMIVEKRGAFDRAVAGIVAAKKAGFTVCTNTTIYTQTDTGEIKALFEYLEGLGVDGMLVSPGFDYSDVEDRSVFLTREAIKEKFTELRETGRGKRIWQTPLFLDFAAGRRDYPCTPWGNVTYNVCGWKAPCYLITDGHHETFDGFMNDVDWERYGPGRDPRCANCMCHCGFEPTVALTTTSSVRDALTMAKWTLF, from the coding sequence GCGATTCCCGCTCGGACAGACCGTCTCGATCGCCCGCTACATCGGCCGGATGAAGGGCCGGGGCGTAAAGCGCTTCCCACTGGTTCTCATGCTCGAGCCGCTGCACGCCTGCAACCTCACCTGCTCCGGCTGCGGCAGGATCAGGGAGTACAAGGCACAGATGTCGCGCATGCTCTCCCTGGAGCAGTCCCTCAAGGCGGTGGAGGACTGCGGGGCTCCGGTGGTCTCGATATGCGGCGGCGAGCCGCTGATATACCCGGAGATATCCGCCCTCGTGGAGAAGACGCTCGAGCGCAACCGGGTGGTCTACCTCTGCACAAACGGCTGGGCTCTCGAGGAAAAGCTCCCCCTCTTTACGCCCCACAGACGCTTCAACATCAACGTGCACATAGACGCCCTGGCTGCGACGCACGACATGATAGTGGAGAAAAGGGGGGCGTTCGACCGCGCGGTCGCGGGCATCGTCGCGGCGAAAAAGGCGGGGTTCACCGTCTGCACCAACACGACGATCTACACGCAGACCGACACCGGGGAGATAAAGGCGCTGTTCGAATACCTCGAGGGCCTCGGCGTGGACGGCATGCTCGTCTCGCCCGGCTTCGACTATTCGGACGTCGAGGACCGGTCGGTCTTTCTCACCAGAGAGGCCATCAAGGAGAAGTTCACCGAGCTCCGGGAGACCGGCCGCGGAAAGAGGATCTGGCAGACACCTCTCTTTCTGGACTTCGCCGCAGGCAGGCGCGACTACCCCTGCACCCCGTGGGGCAACGTCACCTACAACGTCTGCGGCTGGAAGGCGCCCTGCTACCTCATCACCGACGGCCACCACGAGACATTCGACGGGTTCATGAACGACGTGGACTGGGAGAGATACGGCCCCGGCCGCGACCCCCGCTGCGCAAACTGCATGTGCCACTGCGGCTTCGAGCCCACGGTGGCGCTCACCACCACCTCCTCGGTCCGAGACGCCCTCACGATGGCGAAGTGGACCCTGTTTTAA